CCACACAGGGCAGAGCACACCACTGAAAAAAGTGCATTCAGGAAAGGAGAGAACACTGGTGCATGACATGAGCATTCAGATATCACACAGCAACCTGGGCCAGATGCACTGCCTGAACTCTTCTGCATCGGGAGCGCTCTGTTGCCTTTGTCTAAGCAGGCATGACATTTCCAGGAACAGGCTGATTTCAAAACTAACACCATGCCATGGGCAGCCACCTGTCTGCCATGAAGTGTCTGATAAAAGCAGTCATGATGGCACAGGAAGACAGAGCAGCCCTTTAAGCAGACAGCAAGTAGCTCTCTCTGAGTGGCTACCAAAGGCATCGATTGCATTTCCTCCCTAAGTGACCAGGGAGCACTTTTGGTTCCTCTGACACTTCACAAATTCCTCTGCCCAGCTTCTCATGGGACACACAGGAACTTGTCTGTGTTCTCTGGGGGTCTGTAAGAAGACAGTTGTCCTGAGCTTTTCAGAGATCAAGTCAAACAAATTCATGCTTCTGCATCTGGCTCACAGTCCTACCAGGGACTTGGGAAAAGGGGAGCCTTTGGAGACTGGAGGGGCTGACACCCAGACCCTTTCTTGCAGGGGAAGTCCAGTCCCTCCAACAGTTCCTAAACCAAAACAGAAGGGACAGAGAGTTTGCACAACCCTTGCACTTCCTCATGGTTGCCTTACTGGAAACACTGACTGACGAAGGGTGAAGAACAATATCACATGAAGAACTGTAGTGCACACTCTTAGCTACAGCCAAATCTCTGCCTTTTGCCTTTGTGCTCCCTCCAAGACACTCTACCAATCTGAACTTTTCAGCTCCTGAATAAGGGCTGTAACAACTACTGAAACAAGGAATCAAAACTCCTTACATCCCCAAACAGAAGTGGAGAGGCCTTTCAGCTAACAGGAAGATGCCACAACAGAAACAGATATTAGAGGCCACTCCAACAGCAGCTCTTTTGCATCATTTGCTAAGATCTTTGTCTGTCTGTTCTCTCTACAGGACCATGCAGCAATTTCATTCCAGAGCTATCTGAAACTAGCACACTTCCACTGCCTACAACTGCCCTAGGCTCTGTAAAAGACCCAGCATTTGCCATTTTAACCCAGACCAACACTGCCAGCTTTCCACTCTTCAACACCCACAATAGCACAGGTGAGTATATTTAATACTGTCCTAATTCCCAAAGGTATTAAGGCTCCCAGAATGTCACTTGAAGCAACCTGAAGAAGTGCTTGAAGTCAGCTGTTTTTCACACATTTCACAGTGCCTTTGCAGGCATCATTTACTCCTGACCAGTGCCTGGTCCTCTGTGGGTAAGGGCAACAGGATGGACCAGCACAATGAACAGGTGGCCAGATCCCAAGGATAAGCAAGACTATGCTCTGCATGCCAGACACTGTGCTTTCCTGCGGCTGCCTTCCTGGCTTTCTACACTCCTCTGGAAAGCCACTTGTGATGAGCACAAGAGCCCCAGACTGCCCACAACTCATTAAATTCATCTATCCCCTCCCCCTGTGTCAGGCAACTGACAGGCTCTGCTGAGGAGGAAAAATGCACATGACAATGTACACGTCGGAAATGACACACTTCCAACATGCACCAGTGTGACTCCCCAGAGGTATAGATGGGTTTCCTGGGAGCTCTGCAATTTCATTCTCTTTCACTCCTTGACATCGCAATGCCTGTGTGCTCATCAGCAAAACTCATTTCAGATGAGAACATCAGCATGTTTCATTCCCTTCACTGCTAAACTCGGAGATTCCTCTAGTTTAATGGTCTTTTATTCCTTTCCAGACCAATACACCATGGGAAATGAAACAACAGACTATACCGACTGGCTAGCAACAACAGAATTTGACTATGGTGATTCGACACCATGCATTGGAACAGAGGAAAAGCACTTTGCAGCAAAATTTTTGCCACCTCTTTATTCTCTAGTGGTGCTATTTGGCCTGACAGGCAACATGCTTGTTGTCCTTATCCTGGTAAAATACAAGAGGATGAAGAGTATGACTGATATCTACCTGCTCAACTTGGCAATTTCTGATCTGCtgtttgtattttctctccctttttggGCTTATTATGCAGTCCATGactggatttttggggaggCACTCTGTCGAATTCTGTCAGGTGTCTACCTCCTTGGTTTCTACAGCGGCATCTTTTTCATAATCCTGCTGACCCTGGACAGGTACCTGGCCATAGTGCATGCGGTGTTTGCTTTGAAAGCCAGGACAGTTACCTACGGCGTCCTCACCAGCGTTGTCACTTGGGCTGTTGCTGTTCTTATTTCTGTTCCTGGGGTAGTGTTTCACAAAACTCAGAAGGAAAGTTCAGGCTATACTTGCAGCGCTCATTATCCAAGTGAATCCACAATAAATTGGAAGTACTCTTCTATTTTAAAGATGAACATTCTGGGACTTCTTATTCCAATGCTCATTATGATTTTCAGTTACTCACAAATTCTAAAAACATTATTGAGAtctaagaatgaaaaaaaacagaaggcaGTCAGACTTATTTTTGTAATCATGATTTTTTACTTCATCTTCTGGACACCATTccatatttcttcttttttgcaTACATTTCAAGATTCACTTTTCATCCCAAATTGTAAACTTAAAGGTCAACTGCAGAAAGCAATTCAAGTGACAGAAACAATCTCAATGATCCATTGTTGTATCAACCCTGTGATTTATGTATTTGTTGGAGAAAAATTTAGGGCATATCTTTGCGCCTTTTTCCGAAAGCATGTTGCACCTTACCTTTGCAAAAAATGTCCAAGTCTGTATCGTGAAAAGTTGGAAAGGGTCAGTTCCACATTCACACAATCGACTGCGGAGCATGACATCTCTACTGGACTGTAAAAATACATCAGAACATTAGTTAGCAAATTTTGCATTGCTTGCTTTGCCTTCAGGGGTGCTTGACATTATTTAAGATCCTTATGTCAACCACTACTCAAAACTGTATGACCCCCTATTCTTGTGGTCAACTGCTCCCTGGGATTACAGCATTTGCCATTGATAAACTAAGAGAATTAATGAGCTCTCCAAGAAACATTAACTGTATATCTGGGTCACATCAGGATTTAAACAGGGCCCAGACAAACATGATCATGCATTTTTACAAAAATCTGTCCACTGAGGTTTACTGAGGGGGGGAAAACAATATTGAAAAGTCTAAGGGGTAATAGGTTATCTTACAAGATCTTACTGGGACCATTTAACCCaaaaatttttctcttttgctaaTAGTGCAGTCATTTGTAAATAAAATCCTTTAACAGCTATAACTAAGTTATagcattttgatttttgttttttaattttatgtctGCCATATCACCATTCAGTTGCTGACTTTTTTCAAAGTGTGGGTTTAATCAGTAATATTGTGACTTTTGTGGGTGCAATTCTTCAAGCAACTGAACACACCAAGTTTACTGACTGTACAACAAGACAATGATGTATTCCTAAAAAGTGTGAGATTGTTTCTGACAAGTCATATCCCtccaagaaagaaaatcaacaacaaaaaaaaatctaaaccagtAAAAGCCCTTCAGCAAAGATCTGCAAGACCAGAATTAAAATTACCTTGGTATACTTGCTATGCAAGTTTCTGTATGAGCAAAATATCAGGACCCTCTGAAGGATGTGAGCACAGTATTGGCAGCAGGCCTCCCTAGTTCTGGACAGGCAAGTCATGTGCAGAAGAAGAGTTTACACAGCAACATATGACACTGGTGCGTCAGGTTAGGCTCCTGCATGGGAAAGACATCTTCTTCACACAAAGTCTGACTTTTGGGATACACTTCTTGGAAGACAGTGGCCTTGGAACTGCAAAATCAGCCAATTCCAGACAAGGCATAGCTTCCTGCCTTCCCAAGAGAAGAGTGTCTCTAGCCAAGTGGTGCCTCAATGAGAACTGCATGCTGATTGAAAACTTGAGACCATTGGCCTACTGGTGTACGATGGCCATATATTTACTCCACTATTAAGAGTTTCCCTgtaaaagaaaggaattttagGAACATGGGGTTAgtaaagaagaggaagaaggagcaTAGACAATTTCCTACTTCAAACTGCAAAAAAGTGCAGGTGAGCTCGCCTTACTCAAGCAAGCTGtccttctgggttttttccccatttcctggGGCACTGGAGTGAAAGGGCACCGCTCATGCATGCAAGGACTTGCTCATGGAAATCTGGAGGGGCAGGTTCAACTAACCTCCAGCAAGGACACGAGAGGGAATTCCACGGTACTTATGGTCAGGCATGTGATTCAGATGCCTGAATTAACAGCAAATCTCTTCAATGTCCCTCAGTGGTCAGTAGAGAATAAGTGCCTGAGCCAGAAGCAGTCATGGGATTTAGTCTCAGGGCAAGATTAACTGTCCAACTGTGGAAGGAACCTGAAAATGTCAGCCTCTTAATTTGGGTATCAGATGCCTTAATCTAGGTGGTGCAAATATTCTTCTTTCTCTTGCCTTAAAATGCCTGGGCACTGCTTCTGTTTGTTAGCCCTTATCCCATCAGCTATTGTAACCTTGTTTGGTTAATAGCCACAGGCAGACTACACAAAAGACCAAAAACTATCCTCACAGTAAACTTTCTGGCttaaaaataatagttttcctttcttttctacTTTCTTTACTGAGACAATGTGAAAGCACCTTTATCATTTTCAAGCATAAATTAGTTCAGTGCAATACAAATCCTGCCATAATGGTCATATTTCTACTGCTGTGTTTAACTGTAAATCCTTATCTTGTTGGAATtaaatttcttcctgttttcatATTAATGCAGTGAAATGAATAAAATCAGTGTCTGGAAATCTGTGTATACCCTGTAGCCCATGTACTCTTATGTAAGCAAAAGGGCATTGGCTCTGCTCTCAGAGTGGAGATGGGAAAAAGACAAATGGGCACTTGCAATATGACACTTCAAACCAagcaaacacagatttttttttggccCAGTCCAGAAGCTTCTGCAGCTGGCATAGCTTTTATCCATCAGCAAACTTGGGAAGAGTGACCTACAATAGCTTTGGAAAAAGTCTCGGGCCACAGATTTTAAATGAGTGAGATTTGGAGAAATAGGGTTGTGTGTGTTATAAATTGGGAAAGAGTGGGAATAAAAGAGGGCAATAAAAAATGTCACTATATTAATATTGGGATAAAACCAGGATTCTCCATAGAGTCTCTGCAGCAAATTTTAGATCTCCTTGCACCATATAGAATCCTTCCAGACAAGCAGTGTGCCCATTGTCCCAAGTTTTATGTGTAAGGAACTTAAGCCATCAAATTTCAATATGGAAATATGCTTCTGCTTCACCCTGTCATTCTCCCTGCTTCATTGTGCCCGTTCCTTTTTTTCAGCCTATGATCCAcacctccttttctcccctgCACACTCTTCTTATCTATGCACCATGGGATAAGGTAAATTCTATAACCACTcccttttgggtttttttttttttttttttgtctgatttCAATCTTCTATTTGTGCTGCAGGAACACAAATAAACTAAAACACTATTCTATTTTTATGTGCCCAAGCAAGATAATCCTTGATTCTTCATTGCAGCTTTGCACTGCGACATGCCCCTGCATGATAAGACAGACTTACAGTTATGAAGCTCCAAAATAAACATCTCTCCTTCCAGTGAAAATTACAGCAGGGATAAATACAAAGAATATAAGGACAAAATTTACGTGGTATCTTGCTGCAGTTTATTAGAAACAAAGAAAGCGCCAGGAGAATAACTTGACGCTGACCAGGTTAAACAGCACAACAGGCAGATACTGCtcattttgaaatttaattttgctgctgttttcaaCTGCTGATGCCTACTGGACTTCACTAGGAAGTATTTAGTGTGGTCACTGGGGCCTCAGAAGCATTATTCCctaataaagtaataaaaaaaaaattaagctaaCAGAGGAAAAAGACCAAACTGGAAAATTCTGGTACATTTAGCATATCTATAGCAACCAGGTCAGAACAAAGGGGTTCAGGCATTGCTTTGTGCCCATATTCTGGTGACACTTGCCTACTAGGAACTGTACTTTGTTCAAAAAATTGAACTgggggatttaaaaaaaaaaaaggttgtcgTAGTTTGTGTCACTGCCAAGATCTTTTGTACATCTGGTGACAGCGAGAGCAATTTTGGTTTGAATGCTTGAAGTCTGGAATGACTGATGCAGGGAAGGTGGGACCCCAACACTGAGACAGAGGAGGGCAGCATTTTTAGAAACACAGGCCAATATGCAAAACTGCACAAACCTCCAAGTGACGCTCAGCTCTCCAGAACCGTCTGCAGGCTTGTGCCAGTAGGATGCTATCCATACAACTTGACCTATCCTGAAATCAAACTTTTTGAATGGAATGCAAACCAAATGGATGGAAGTAAAAGAGCCATCTGGACATACCTTGCAGGGACACTAATATAAGGTATGGACAATTACAGACTATATCTAACCTTTGACTCTCGAAAGTACTTACTGGTTTCTAGGGGCTGGTGTTGTCCTGAGCATGGATTCTTTCACCTGATGTGCAAGAAGCCGATTCACACATGCAGTTgagatatttattttcttttatatctGGGCAGAGATGGGTGCTAGGTCATGAATCTGCAAAGCTAGCACACCTCCAAAATGCCAGGTACCCATTCTTATATGCTTTGAACAATAAAAGATTGACATTTCCCACATATGTACCAACCTAAAGCTGAAGTCCTTGGCTTTGCATTTTATGATCTCCATTTAAGGGAGTGCACACTTCCTTTACCCTGCATGCCCTTTGAAGAAGGGGGTTTTGTGAGTGAGAGGCAATCATAGTCTGTAGGCAGGTATTTAACTCTGCTAATGACTAAGCAAAGTTCTTTGGCTTTAtcaacagtttcattttctttgtagcTTAAATTATAGTGTCCTTTTGTTCTTACTTCTCAGGTTATAGATTTTGGTTCTTGAatgtttggtttttccttcatttccccTAAGTTCTTTTATTTATCCTGTACTATACTTCAGTGAATTTTTACCTCTCTCAAGCTACTTTATTGCCTTACTGGCATATACTTTGTTATCAAACAGACTCTGTTCACCCTTTGCGTGACCTAGTTTTCACTGGGAAGAAATTTGGTGTGTGATTTTCCCAGCCTGCTCGATAAAAGGTCCAGGAGTTACAGGTACACAGGAGGAGCATATCCAATGCACAGGCGAGATAGCCCCAAAACATCAAACTCTAGACCTAGAATTTATGTACTATAAATGtacctgaaaaaaacccaaagtgtgTGAATTAAAGGTGTAtgtaaaaatgagatttttgagAGATTAAAATTTGTGAAATGCATAACTGTGGCCCAACAGTAAAATCAATTGAATAATGACAACCCTTTATCTACAAACTGGGAGAGCATACATCAGAAACCTGGATAAAAATAGTAGAAGGAAGCAATGTTCTCTTCCTTGCTGCATAAAGAAATATAGTTCAGTAAGAGCAGCTTGGAGaaagccaaaataaaaataatactatGACAAAAGAGATAGGATGTGCTGCAATGTATAATGACACATGTGCCAGATTTACAAGGAAGAAACAAACAGCCTAAGAATAATAGGTGAGAAAGCCTCCAACCTTTGATGTTATTGACAATAAAAAACAATGTGAAGAAATGTTCATTGGCTTTAGAAATGCTCGTGTGTTCCAGAATTTGGTTTTGTAACCCATTTTCTTTTACACCTATGTGTgaagagttttgtttttttcactaGTCTCTATGATATAAATCTTAGGGTGTGGTACATTGTGCCTGTTCTCCCCAAAAGAATACACCTCACAGATGTTAAGATTGGGTGTGACTGTGATGGTGGCTCAAATGATGAGTCACCAGAACCTGAGAGACTGAAAGAGAAGGCTGATAAGAAAAAATAGCCTAAGCAATAAAGTAGTTTGAGCTGGATGTCTTTTTTCAGCCTCTTCAAGACAAAGACACTTGTTACtgatgaaataaaatacatgctATTACTAACTTAATTTGGACACAGATGTTGTGAATAGAACAAGTAACAAGATTCATCTAGTTCATCTTCACTTGTCTTCATTTGACCTCTTCTCCAGATGAAAAAGGTTAATCTTTGCTGTAGTGATAGAATTTTAATAAGACTGTTTGATCTATCACACTGTGTATACCTAAGAAAGGTATTTGTCATTCTGTCCCAGGATTCCTTCTTCCCCCCAGCCTTTCTTCTTCAGGTGGTGCAAGTTTGCAATAACTTGAATGGAAACCATAAGCTGAATTTACAATTCTCTGTACCCATAATTATACTTGATGACACTTGTGTATCACAGTGGTAAGTGAGTTCTTGGTATGTGTCCTAGCAGCCAGTTTGGTACCGGTGTAAATCTCACATAAATTACAGCATCTCCTCTGGGAGTGCCATACCACTCAGATACCAGACACTTCAGTGTGATGGGCTGATTTATGTAAAAATCAATCATATAATCAAACATTGGATAGGAGAGATTGCCAAATGCAGCTTGGCTTGACAGTTTACATGGCTGCACACTTGCTGAGTGCACCAACTTGAGCACCACAGATGGGGAATGTAGCTCACTTCCATTCCCAGAATTTCTTTATGGAGGGAAGGAGCATCACACCACTTAACATACGACTCATCTCTGAATGAAAACCATGACAGGTAAAGTTCAAAGCTATATTAACTCACTGAATCATTACTTTTGTTATTGAACAATAGCTTTAGTTTCTTGGTAAAATTATAAGGTTCAGCTTAGGTAAAGAGTCTTAAAATCCACTGGCATTCATGACAAGCAGCAGTGCACCTTTTCAAAGAAATGCTTGGCAAGGGATTgagaaaagctgagaaaaatcTGACTTGCAACAATGGATGTGTCACTTGCATTGTCCATACCTGTGTTCACACACACAAGATGGAGGCAGCAGGGAAGAGGAGGTGAGATAGCATTAAGATGGTCAGTCCCAGATTAGTGTGTTGAAATTTCAGACTGGATGGGAGACCAATTCCTGCAGGAAAGTTCTTGTCCCAACAGCACTGATGAACAGCACACAATGCCCCACAAAGAGCACAAGGGGATTGGGCTTGCCTACAGCCTCATGCAAGACATGACAAATCTGGCCTCCAAAGCAGCTCTGCTTATCTGCAGGTGGTGTAGAGCTAATTGTAGATATCCTGCAGGTGCTGATAATAATGTCACACAACCCAGTACTTGGGCTGCCAAGTTCCACAGCTATTCACACTCTCTCTGGGGAGTCTCTCATCCAGCTGTAAGATGCAGCTGGTGAGCAGACCAAGTGCATTCCCCTTATTCAGCTGTTACAACCGTGAGTGGCAGAGGCCCTCTGTTGGTGCACAATACTCTTCAACAGTAAATAATATGCCACACTGTGCTTGCTGACCAGACTGAGCTATGGGAACTAAAAGCTATAATCAACAAAATCAAACACATTTATAAAGCCAATGAATCTGTGGGAACAAGGGACTGTTTCTGAAGACCAGCCTACCACAGGTCTTAGTTTTAAGTAGTAGTGGTAGTTGTTGTTATTGTTAGTCAAAATGCTGTGGGCAAGTTTTGCAGGAGcatatttcagaattaaaaaagcTTGATGAAAAAGAGGCAAGTCCAGCAACCGGTTTGAGATTGTTTCCCCTGTTCCTGTAGTGTGAAATTATGAAAGGGTTTAGAGTCTCCAGGGGGATAGGTAACATGTAACATACAGCAATCAATGCAGTCTTAATGAAGAGATACTTAAAATATCTATTAATTTTAGTATGTAGATTGTTTAGAAATTACATATTGAAAAAGTAATTTGACAGGACATCTTGTTTCAGAATGATAAGAATTCAGtacaaaagcaaaatttcttATCCAGGAAAGTTAGGCAGTAACTGGGAACTTGTTTTAAGTGTAGTGGAAACAGTATTAGAAGCAGCTATTTCCACTGACTATGTAGGGGGTCTAATATAATCAGTCCACCAAGCATGGTGGGGTGAACATGCCCTTAGAATACCCTTCAGGGGCCTTTAATTGTGATCCTGAGACTCCCGTCTTTAAAGAGCTCATTGAAACAGCTGAttaggaaaggaagagaaaaatccaTTTGTAGTATGGAATAAAGATTAGTCCCTCATGCAAAGGAGGTTGACAAGGAAAAAAGAGTGAGCTTTTCACTCTTTactgtccccccccccccccagatcTGAGGGATAACTCAGAAGTTGTGATTCCCTAGACTTCCGTTAAGGAATGGCAGCATCCAAAGAAAGACATCAttgtgcttttgttttaaaatcttttaagGATACCAAGGAGTGAATGCAGAAAAGGCATCCCTTTTAGTGCCTTCACTGATGGGTTGAGATCCTCCAGAACCCTACCAAGAGATGTCAAGTTGAGGCAGGGGGTGGTACTTCACCAGGTATCTTCTCAGAGGTTCTCTCTAAGGGGTTCTCTGTCATTTGGTAAGGCACCATTCCCTTTCttgctttttgtatttttcctacCTCCTTTGTCATTTCTTTGATGTCCAGGAAGATCTAGA
This sequence is a window from Anomalospiza imberbis isolate Cuckoo-Finch-1a 21T00152 chromosome 1, ASM3175350v1, whole genome shotgun sequence. Protein-coding genes within it:
- the LOC137482607 gene encoding C-C chemokine receptor type 5-like, which gives rise to MGNETTDYTDWLATTEFDYGDSTPCIGTEEKHFAAKFLPPLYSLVVLFGLTGNMLVVLILVKYKRMKSMTDIYLLNLAISDLLFVFSLPFWAYYAVHDWIFGEALCRILSGVYLLGFYSGIFFIILLTLDRYLAIVHAVFALKARTVTYGVLTSVVTWAVAVLISVPGVVFHKTQKESSGYTCSAHYPSESTINWKYSSILKMNILGLLIPMLIMIFSYSQILKTLLRSKNEKKQKAVRLIFVIMIFYFIFWTPFHISSFLHTFQDSLFIPNCKLKGQLQKAIQVTETISMIHCCINPVIYVFVGEKFRAYLCAFFRKHVAPYLCKKCPSLYREKLERVSSTFTQSTAEHDISTGL